The Epilithonimonas zeae genome contains the following window.
AGCTCTGTTGCCGATTTGAATGTAAGAGATGGATTCACGTTCAGAAAAAACACTTTCAATCTTCCCGAGCCTGTGGTACTTTCAGGTGGTGCTACGGGATCCAGATATTGGATTGTTGTAAAAGTGATTAACAATGATGAGACTAATGCATCTTTCTGGGAATCAACTTCTATTAGAAACAGTGGAAAGGAAATGTATTACAGCGGAGACGGACAAACCAACTGGAAACCGGTAACCAATGGTGCAGACGGGGTATTTACATTGATAGGAAGCTGTGTTGAAACCAATCCTACTGACAGTTATTGTCTTCCAAAATTCAATTTCCTCATGCCGATAGATAACGTGAAAATTGGAACTATCAACAACGCATCAACTGATAATGTTCCTTTTGAAGATTTTTCAGGAATCAAAACAGATCTTGAGAGAGGAAAGACCTATCCAATCCAAATCAATGCGCAAACTTATGACAGTACATCAAACCAAGCTATCACAGCATTTATAGACTGGAATCAAAATGGATTTCTGGGTGACGACGGAGAGATTTATCAACTTGGGCGAGTAAGAACATCTAATGGAAATACAATTACTTACCAACTTCCTGTTCCATTATCTGCTAATTTAGGTAATACAAGAATGAGAATCATCTCAGAAGCTGTTAATTATTCGACCTATTCTTGTGGAGTTTATGACCAAGGGCAGGCAGAGGATTATACCATAAATGTCCTTAAAGAAAGTCTTGCAGTATCTGAAACTGATAAAAAAATCAATACAATTATATTCCCAAATCCTACAAAAGATTTTGTAAATATCAAGAATGAGTCAAATCTGAAAATGGCTGAAATTTTTGATATGAACGGAAGAAAGGTTATGGAGTCTGCAACTAAAACAATTGATGTATCAAAGCTTACAACTGGTCAATATATCATCAGAATGACTTTTGATAATGGAAGTCAGGATACTCAGAAATTAATCAAAAAATAGTCTTCATAATTAATTATTTTATAATGATGATAGCCCTGTCTGTCTAGATGGGGCTTTATCTTAACTAACATTTTCTACAACTATGAAAAAACTTTATCTATTGGCAATGATGATGATGACTGCTTCATCATTTTTCGCACAAACAACAGTTCCTCCGTACACTCAGGAATTTACTACTTTTCCATTGACAAATTGGTATATCGGTTATGCCTTCAATGCCAATGTTGGAAATGGGCCTACAGGTACATCATCCAATTATTGGCAACAAAAACCTTTTCTCGGTAACACTTCTGCAAACGACCAATCATTATGTATGAATTTTTTCACAGCTAATGTTTCTGCTTGGGCTATTAGCAATGCTTTTGATTTATCTGGTGGTGAGTATGAAATATCCTTTGATTATGGTACTACCAACGGTCCATTTATGACCAATCCAAACGGACCTGCTCCACAGGTTGTATCAACAGACAAATTCAAAGTTCTGATAACTACTGATAACGGAACGACCTGGCAAGAACTAAAAAACTGGGACAATCCCAATATGACTATTTCTAATGAAAGAAATAAAATAACAATTGATGTTTCTGCGTATAAAAGCAACAATGTAAAGTTTGCATTCTATGCTTCTGATGGTACTACGTTTGTAGCAGATGCGAACTATCGTATTTACGTCGATAATTTCAAAGTTCAGGCAAAACAATCAATGGCTGTTTCTCATAGTAATAAATCTATCTTACAAGTCTATCCCAATCCTACAACTGATAAAGTTTACATAAAAACAGACAAAGCAACACAGACTTTTCAGGTTTATGATTCTACAGGAAAAAAAATCCAATCGACAACTTCAAAGAGTATCGATCTAAGCAAATATGTTAAGGGAACTTATCTCATTAAAATAATTTTCACAGATAATACTACATCTGTTCAGAAGGTTGTAAAGTTGTAAAATTTATCAAAAATATAAATCATATTTTCAATAAGACGATCTATGTAGAATTTGAATTTTAATAGAAGCTTATTAATAAAAAAACAACTCCTATTTGAGTTGTTTTTATTTCTTTGATGCTTTCTATCACTTTATAACTATAAGGTTTTCAAAATAAAATAAATACAGGAATCCAAAATATTTTGAGAAAACAATTACACTACCAATATCAATGACAAAGTCTAAGAACTTTTGCGCATCTGTACTGTCTCCACTGTCTAAATAATGCTGGAGTTCTCATTGAAAAGGAAAAGGCATAGCTTTGAATGGCGACTTAAGGCTGGCTTAATTATCCTTAATGCTTAGAAAACATTTCAACCATGGACTTCAGGGCATATTCGTTATGCATGATTTCTCCATTTTGAAGGGATTCTTGAGCTATAACAGATGTTCTTGCTCTCATTTCTTCCTCGTAAGCAGCAATGGTCTCCAGCATATTTGTTTTAGCATCTGCAGTCAACAATCGGCTCAATTTCAAAGCATCGAGCATAGCCATGTTAACGCCTTCTCCTGCAAAAGGCGGCATTACGTGGGCAGCGTCTCCTAAAACGGTCACATTATGATTAGGAACCCAATACTGATCCAATGGCACACAGTAGATCGGTCTTGGAATAAGCGGCGGTGTGGCAGCAGTAAATAATTGTTCCCAGATAGGATTCCATTGACTGTAAGCTGATTGAAACCATTGCAAGACCTCATTGTTGTTATAATGAAGAATTCCATTATGTATTCTCCAATCCTCTGGTACTCTAAAACTGGCATAATATCCTATATCACCATTGCTTTTCTGTCCCATCAAAAGATTTTGATTATTGCCAAATGCCATGATTTTGCCCCCTTCCAAAAGTGTATTAATAACAGGTGTATTACGTGAAGCACCCTCAATATGTCCTTCCAGCATTGTAATACCTGTATAGAAAGGTTTAACATCAGTTATATAGGAGCGAATTTTACTGTTAGCGCCGTCTGCACCAATTACCAAATCAGCGTAAACTGAAGCAGAATCTTTAAAGTGAAGTAGCCAACCATTGTCCTGAGGTTCCATCGAGATAAAATGACTGTTCCACACGACGGTATTCGGCATTAGGGATTGAAGTAAGATGCTGCGAAGCACGCCGCGGTCAATCTCTGGACGAAAATATTTATTATTAAAATCGTCTTCTTTTTTATGGTGATGATCGCTGTAATGGGTCTCTGCGTTTTGATCCATAATTTTTTCACGGTCTGCTCCACGGAGAAAATTTTGTTGGAACGCCTCTATAAGACCAGCTTCTTTCAGTGCAGCTAGTCCCGAATCCTGATGCAGGTCTAATGGTGACCCCTGTACTCTGGCATTTTTATCATAATCTCTCTCGTAAACCTGGACTTTAATATTCTTTTTTTGCAGAAGTCTTGCAAGCGTAAGACCTCCAGGGCCTGCACCGATAATGACGACTTTTTTATTGTCTAATAGCATCTTATTACTTTTTACGGCAAAGCTATTCCTTATCGTAAACTAAAAATTGTAAAAATCGGCTGTTTTCATTACGGCTGAGTTCCTTAGGTGATACGCCGGATAATTTTTTTACTTCTTTGATAAAATGGGATTGGTCTGTGTAGCTGAGCTGCGGATATAATTCACCCTCCCAGATGTGCCGCAATGAAGACTGAAAGCGCAGAATCCGGCAGTAGGTTTTTAAGGAAACGCCTAAGAAACGGTTAAAATATTGATTGATCTGTCGGGAACTCCAACCCAGCTTTTCTGCAATTTCTCCTACTTTAACTTCTCCATTTGCCATCCGTAATTCTGCAAAAAGAAGCTGTTTCCTTTGATCTACTTCATTTGGGATCAGAGAGGTGATGACGCGGGATGCTTTTAAACAGAAGGCCTCAAAGTCAAAAAGATCCTCAGCTGTGAATCCCCAGAAATTATCAGGCATTTTCTTACCGCTGTTAAGCAGACCTGCAACTTCAGTTCGAAGGATGTATTCAACAGCCAGTGGTTCAAAACTGATAGAGAAGAATTTGGTAAACGTCTGCTTCGGCGTCATCTTAGGCTCAGTTTCCAGACCTAAAAGACTTATATGGAATTGTCCCTCGTCATTAAGAGACAACACCAAATCTATCTTACCGTTAGGGATAATAATACCTTCTTCAATTGCCACTAAGTTATGGAAGGCCGAAAAACAGTAGACAAAATCAGAAATAGCTTGGTCGGCTTCTACCAAACGGAATTGCAAGTTATCGTCAGGTGGAATCAAGGGTTATGATTTGATTTTTGACAGATCAACCCCTAGTTTAGCAAACTCAATCTCTCCTATTGCAGTGATTAAATAATTTTTCTCTTTAGGATCAGCTTTTTCGATCCACCCTTTGGCTATAAACTGTTCCAGTAAAAGTTCACCAAGCTTTCCACCGATATGTTCATAACATAGTTTAACTGGTTTTTTATTGTGTTGCTCACTCATCGTGTATTTAAAGATTTAAAAAGTTATTAATTTATTAGGCTACGTTGTCAATCCAATTCTACAAGCCCTTCATTAAGTGCATATTTAATTAATCCTACAATAGACTTGGTCTTTGTTTTAATGAAGATATTTCTTCGATGCGCTTCTACAGTTCGTTCACTGATATACAGTGCTTCTCCAATCTGCTCGTTACTAAATTCTTTAGCAATTAGTTGAAGTACTTCCAGTTCCCTGGATGATAATACAGGTTTGTCTTCTTCAGCAGTATCTAAAAGTTCTTCGGGACTCATCAGGTTATCCATTATGACGTGCTGGACACTGGCACTAAGGTAGCGGCCGTTTTGGTGAACTGCTCTAATAGCATCAACTACCTCCTGCATATTCGTCCTTTTTAGAATGTAGCCCGAAGCACCAGCCTTGATCATTTTTGAAATAACTGAAATATCTTCGTGCATCGTTAAAGCAATAACTTTAACTGCCGGGTAGAGTTCCCTGATCTTCTTGGTCATATCTATTCCCGATATTTCAGGCATATTGATATCCATCAGAATAATATCCACTTGCTGCTGCTCTAAAATTTTGATTGCTTCACCCATCGATGCTGCACCCGAAACCACTTTGATTCCTAATTCATCTTCAAGAAGTACTTTGAGTCCCTCTATCATCAATTGATGATCGTCCACTATCAAAACTTTTATTATATGATCTGCCATGAGTGTTATTCAATGTTTATGGGAATCATTATACTAACAATTGTTCCTCTGTTTATTTTTGAATCAATATGCATACTACCGTTTAAGTTTTCTATCCATGACCTGATATGTGCCAGTCCAAAACTTGCTTCTTCTTCAAGTTTTTCAACATCGAATCCTCTGCCATTGTCTTCAGAGATCAGCGTAATCTGATGAGAGTCCTTGGCAATCTGAACAAATAATTCAGATGCATCTGCATGTTTGATAGTATTATTCACTATTTCTTGAATGGTACGGTAAAGGATATTCTCTATGAGATCATCTAAATGCTGCTGCAGACCAAAGGTATCAAAACTCATTTTAATCTTACCGCTTTGGTTAACCTTATCTGCGATATTTTTTAAAGCACCTTTGATGCCTTGTTCTGATAATAGTGATGGAGCCAGATTGTGGGAAATATTTCTTACTTCATCGAATGCCTCATTAATACTTTCCATTAAAGCTGCAATAAGTTCACTTTTTTTGGTTTCATTAATATCGTTGCGTTTCTGTAAAACACTGGCATTAAGACCTGCTAAAGATAACAGATACCCGAGACTGTCGTGCAACTCACGTCCAATTCTTTTTCTTTCTCTGATCTCAGCTTCAAGTGCCGCGTTGGATTTTCGCCTGTTCAACTCGATGATGGTTTCCTGAAGTTTTACTTTCTGTTTATTCTGATGGTTACGGTATAGAAAATAGAGCCCACCAAAAATAATCATAAATACCAGAGACATCAGTAGCAGTATAATATTTTTATTACTGATAGCAAGTTCTTTCTTTTCCAGCTCTAGTGTCTGAAGCTGATTGAGCTGGTTGAGATAATCTACTTCCACATCATAGATCTGATTAACAATCGAGCTATTAGTCATCTCTTCCTTCAGTTTGGTATGCGCTTCGAAGTATTTCAGGCTCTCTTTGTAATCTTTCCTTATTTCATAAATACTAGCTAAAAGCTGAAGAGCATCTGCTTTTAGGGACTGGCTGTTATTTTGTTCAGATACCGCCATAACTTTATCAGCCAATAGCTGGGCTTTAGCAACATTATTTTCAGATAGTGCAAGCCTGGCCAGCCCTACTTTGGAGACAGCAAGAAGATGGACAAGACCTGCATTTTTAGCTATTGTAACACTCTTTGAATAGGCATTGTAAGCTTTGCTTTTTTCATTCATCGATAAATAGGTGTTGCCCATAATCTGATAAGACACACAAGTTCCATATAGGTTATTG
Protein-coding sequences here:
- a CDS encoding helix-turn-helix domain-containing protein: MIPPDDNLQFRLVEADQAISDFVYCFSAFHNLVAIEEGIIIPNGKIDLVLSLNDEGQFHISLLGLETEPKMTPKQTFTKFFSISFEPLAVEYILRTEVAGLLNSGKKMPDNFWGFTAEDLFDFEAFCLKASRVITSLIPNEVDQRKQLLFAELRMANGEVKVGEIAEKLGWSSRQINQYFNRFLGVSLKTYCRILRFQSSLRHIWEGELYPQLSYTDQSHFIKEVKKLSGVSPKELSRNENSRFLQFLVYDKE
- a CDS encoding FAD-dependent oxidoreductase, coding for MLLDNKKVVIIGAGPGGLTLARLLQKKNIKVQVYERDYDKNARVQGSPLDLHQDSGLAALKEAGLIEAFQQNFLRGADREKIMDQNAETHYSDHHHKKEDDFNNKYFRPEIDRGVLRSILLQSLMPNTVVWNSHFISMEPQDNGWLLHFKDSASVYADLVIGADGANSKIRSYITDVKPFYTGITMLEGHIEGASRNTPVINTLLEGGKIMAFGNNQNLLMGQKSNGDIGYYASFRVPEDWRIHNGILHYNNNEVLQWFQSAYSQWNPIWEQLFTAATPPLIPRPIYCVPLDQYWVPNHNVTVLGDAAHVMPPFAGEGVNMAMLDALKLSRLLTADAKTNMLETIAAYEEEMRARTSVIAQESLQNGEIMHNEYALKSMVEMFSKH
- a CDS encoding tetratricopeptide repeat-containing sensor histidine kinase encodes the protein MKRFYILTLPIIRELISLSKIILLLILCLSCEDKNKNKLNNHQQNYDSQFNEIHKLVYENPSLARRSASRILKQLSKENVEAKVICLKYIGSSYAFETQYSEAITYYKKALSFAEKLNFYYEIGNLNNNLGTIYNEFGNYRAAYMYFVKALQNYDLSGHKEKKTGTLNNIGLTYLNLNHYDKALGYFKKALNSSTINNDSILTATILNNIAICNFSKKDTNRGMKNLRQSILLSEKANNLYGTCVSYQIMGNTYLSMNEKSKAYNAYSKSVTIAKNAGLVHLLAVSKVGLARLALSENNVAKAQLLADKVMAVSEQNNSQSLKADALQLLASIYEIRKDYKESLKYFEAHTKLKEEMTNSSIVNQIYDVEVDYLNQLNQLQTLELEKKELAISNKNIILLLMSLVFMIIFGGLYFLYRNHQNKQKVKLQETIIELNRRKSNAALEAEIRERKRIGRELHDSLGYLLSLAGLNASVLQKRNDINETKKSELIAALMESINEAFDEVRNISHNLAPSLLSEQGIKGALKNIADKVNQSGKIKMSFDTFGLQQHLDDLIENILYRTIQEIVNNTIKHADASELFVQIAKDSHQITLISEDNGRGFDVEKLEEEASFGLAHIRSWIENLNGSMHIDSKINRGTIVSIMIPINIE
- a CDS encoding ArsR family transcriptional regulator, with the protein product MSEQHNKKPVKLCYEHIGGKLGELLLEQFIAKGWIEKADPKEKNYLITAIGEIEFAKLGVDLSKIKS
- a CDS encoding T9SS type A sorting domain-containing protein, with protein sequence MKKLYLLAMMMMTASSFFAQTTVPPYTQEFTTFPLTNWYIGYAFNANVGNGPTGTSSNYWQQKPFLGNTSANDQSLCMNFFTANVSAWAISNAFDLSGGEYEISFDYGTTNGPFMTNPNGPAPQVVSTDKFKVLITTDNGTTWQELKNWDNPNMTISNERNKITIDVSAYKSNNVKFAFYASDGTTFVADANYRIYVDNFKVQAKQSMAVSHSNKSILQVYPNPTTDKVYIKTDKATQTFQVYDSTGKKIQSTTSKSIDLSKYVKGTYLIKIIFTDNTTSVQKVVKL
- a CDS encoding response regulator, which gives rise to MADHIIKVLIVDDHQLMIEGLKVLLEDELGIKVVSGAASMGEAIKILEQQQVDIILMDINMPEISGIDMTKKIRELYPAVKVIALTMHEDISVISKMIKAGASGYILKRTNMQEVVDAIRAVHQNGRYLSASVQHVIMDNLMSPEELLDTAEEDKPVLSSRELEVLQLIAKEFSNEQIGEALYISERTVEAHRRNIFIKTKTKSIVGLIKYALNEGLVELD
- a CDS encoding GEVED domain-containing protein; its protein translation is MKKLYYLIIAFFAIANADLNAQTCNTVSSFPFKETFEADSPSRSCWTQQVIGGHYPSYDGWIYKKGSAGGVDYNIVNAHSGQLNACSQIAANSPDAKVRLISPTMDITGLQTPTVSFFMGQESWGIYQNILNVYYRVSPTSEWKVLKNFMFNVPEWKQAVLNLPEKSSELQICFEAVMKTGRANVLDDIVVGNSDSVENYPSACAPSTPSNNFETGAGDLKLLYLANDFNVGAHTNLTITDIILNTIDKGGIQSFAIYIMARDGYGLPSGTIKAYEGVTPSSVADLNVRDGFTFRKNTFNLPEPVVLSGGATGSRYWIVVKVINNDETNASFWESTSIRNSGKEMYYSGDGQTNWKPVTNGADGVFTLIGSCVETNPTDSYCLPKFNFLMPIDNVKIGTINNASTDNVPFEDFSGIKTDLERGKTYPIQINAQTYDSTSNQAITAFIDWNQNGFLGDDGEIYQLGRVRTSNGNTITYQLPVPLSANLGNTRMRIISEAVNYSTYSCGVYDQGQAEDYTINVLKESLAVSETDKKINTIIFPNPTKDFVNIKNESNLKMAEIFDMNGRKVMESATKTIDVSKLTTGQYIIRMTFDNGSQDTQKLIKK